GGTCTCCTGTGAGTCCCCATCACCCCGAAGGGCATGCTGGCAACACAGGACAAGGGTTGCGCTCGTTGCGGGACTTAACCCAACATCTCACGACACGAGCTGACGACAGCCATGCACCACCTGTATACCGACCACAAGGGGGGCACTATCTCTAATGCTTTCCGGTATATGTCAAGCCTTGGTAAGGTTCTTCGCGTTGCGTCGAATTAAGCCACATGCTCCGCTGCTTGTGCGGGCCCCCGTCAATTCCTTTGAGTTTTAGCCTTGCGGCCGTACTCCCCAGGCGGGGAACTTAATGCGTTAGCTGCGGCACCGACGACGTGGAATGTCGCCAACACCTAGTTCCCAACGTTTACGGCGTGGACTACCAGGGTATCTAATCCTGTTCGCTCCCCACGCTTTCGCTCCTCAGCGTCAGTAATGGCCCAGAGATCCGCCTTCGCCACCGGTGTTCCTCCTGATATCTGCGCATTTCACCGCTACACCAGGAATTCCGATCTCCCCTACCACACTCTAGCTAGCCCGTATCGAATGCAGACCCGAGGTTAAGCCTCGGGCTTTCACATCCGACGTGACAAGCCGCCTACGAGCTCTTTACGCCCAATAATTCCGGACAACGCTTGCGCCCTACGTATTACCGCGGCTGCTGGCACGTAGTTAGCCGGCGCTTCTTCTGCAGGTACCGTCACTTTCGCTTCTTCCCTGCTGAAAGAGGTTTACAACCCGAAGGCCGTCATCCCTCACGCGGCGTCGCTGCATCAGGCTTTCGCCCATTGTGCAATATTCCCCACTGCTGCCTCCCGTAGGAGTCTGGGCCGTGTCTCAGTCCCAGTGTGGCCGGTCGCCCTCTCAGGCCGGCTACCCGTCGTCGCCTTGGTGGGCCATTACCCCACCAACAAGCTGATAGGCCGCGGGCTCATCCTTCACCGCCGGAGCTTTCAACCCCTGCCCATGCAGACAGGAGTGGTATCCGGTATTAGACCCCGTTTCCAGGGCTTGTCCCAGAGTGAAGGGCAGATTGCCCACGTGTTACTCACCCGTTCGCCACTAATCCACCCCGAAGGGCTTCATCGTTCGACTTGCATGTGTTAAGCACGCCGCCAGCGTTCGTCCTGAGCCAGGATCAAACTCTCCATGAATGTTTACCCGTAATCGGGTCAACACACACTAAGAGCGGGACAACCAGGTCGGAATAAGACCGGTCATCCACAACGTCCTCGCTGTGTTTTGTCGCCTGCAAGCACACCGAAACCGGTGCCCCACAGGACTTTTTCAAAGGAACCTCATCCACCGAAATGGACGGGGTATCAACTTTTGGCGTTGATTTTTGGCACGCTGTTGAGTTCTCAAGGAACGGACGCTTCCTTTGTACTCACCCTCTCGGGCTTTCCTCCGGGCTTCGCTTCGTTCTGTTCTTGCGTTTCCGACTCTATCAGACTCTTTCGTGTCCGACTTCCTCGGTGCTTTCCAGGTTTTCGCTTTCGCGTTTCCCTTTCCGGCGAGTCCGACTCTATCAGAACCTTTCGGGTCTGACTCCCGGTCAGCGGGCTTTGCCTTCCGGGCTGTTGGGCCCTTCCGGCGAGTGAGACAGTAGCGGATTCCCTGCCCCCGAACCTAATCGGCGGCTGCGCCCTCGGACGCGGATTCCTCATTCGCAAATACGCATGAAAACGGGACGACAAAGTGAGTCGCTCGTTCGAATGTGTAGTGCGGGATGGCCGTCCGGGGACCGACCGGGGTCGGCGCTCACTTCGGACAACTCGAAGAACCTTACGGACCTGGCACACATGTGTCAACCCTCGGCCGCCCGCCGACACAGACGGTTCGCGAAACCCTCCCGCCTCCCGCCCCCGGCCCCTACTCTGGGGGCATGACTACGCATGCGCTCACGCTCAGCCTCTGCTGGTGGGCCGCCTGACGGCGGCCTCACCACCACGCGAGCACGCATGCGCTCGACGGCCGCCGCCACGGCGGCCGTTTCTGTTTCTCCCTCCCGGGAGTGGCTCGGCAGCCGAACGCGGCGGCCCGTCCGGCCACATCACACGAGGGAGAGCAGCACATGACGAGGATCTTCAGCGGGGTCAAGCCCACCGGGCATCTGACGCTGGGGAACTACCTGGGGGCCGTACGGCAGTGGGTCGCCGCCGACCAGGAGCCCGACGAGGCGCTGTTCTGCGTCGTCGACCTGCACGCCCTGACCGTCGAGCACGAGCCGGCGCGGGTCCGGCGGCTCAGCAGGCAGGCCGCGACGCTGCTGCTCGCCTCCGGGCTCGACCCGCGACGGTGCACGCTCTTCGTGCAGAGCCACGTGGACGAGCACACCCGGCTGGCGTACCTGCTGGAGTGCACCGCCACCGACGGCGAACTGCGGCGGATGATCCAGTACCGGGAGAAGGCCGCCAGGGCGCAGGCGTCGGGGGACGGCGTGCGGCTGTCGCTGCTCACCTATCCCGTGCTGATGGCCGCCGACATCCTGGCGTACGGGACGCAGGAGGTGCCGGTGGGCGAGGACCAGCGGCAGCACGTCGAGCTGACCCGCGACCTCGCCGTGCGGTTCAACCAGCGCTACGGGCACACCTTCACCGTGCCGAAGGCCACGCACCCGGCCGTGGCCGCGCGGGTCATGGACCTGCAGGACCCGACCGCGAAGATGGGCAAGTCCCACGAGAACACCGCCGGCATCGTCTACCTGCTGGACGAACCCGAGGTCGTGCGCAGGAAGGTCATGCGGGCCGTCACCGACAGCGGGGAGGGCGGTGTCGTCCACGACCGGGAGGCACGGCCCGGGAGCGCCAACCTCCTGGACGTCCTGGCGGCCTGCACGGGCGGCGATCCGAAGGTGCTCGCCGACGGCTACCAGGGGTACGGCGCGCTGAAGCGGGACGTCGCGGACGCGGTGGTCGAACTGCTGCGGCCGGTGCGCGAGCGGCACGCGGAGCTCGCGGCCGATCCGGGTGAGGTGGAACGGGTGCTGCGGGACGGGGCCGGGCGGGCCCGGGCGCTCGCGCGGCCGGTGGTGGACCGGGCGTACGCGGCCATCGGGCTGCTGGACCGGTGACCCGGTGGCGCGTCCCGGTGCGGTCGGGGGTCCGTACCGCACCGGGACGCGCGTGCCGCTGGGTCAGCTGTTGCCGGTGGCGAGTTCGCGGCTGCGGTCGCGGGCCGCTTCGAGGGCGGCGATCAGGGCCGCGCGCACGCCGTGCTTCTCCAGCTCCACGATCGCGTTGATGGTGGTGCCGGCCGGGGAGGTGACCGCCTCGCGGAGCTTCACCGGGTGCTCGCCGCTGTCGCGGAGCATCACGGCGGCGCCGATGGCGGCCTGGACGATCAGTT
Above is a window of Streptomyces subrutilus DNA encoding:
- the trpS gene encoding tryptophan--tRNA ligase → MTRIFSGVKPTGHLTLGNYLGAVRQWVAADQEPDEALFCVVDLHALTVEHEPARVRRLSRQAATLLLASGLDPRRCTLFVQSHVDEHTRLAYLLECTATDGELRRMIQYREKAARAQASGDGVRLSLLTYPVLMAADILAYGTQEVPVGEDQRQHVELTRDLAVRFNQRYGHTFTVPKATHPAVAARVMDLQDPTAKMGKSHENTAGIVYLLDEPEVVRRKVMRAVTDSGEGGVVHDREARPGSANLLDVLAACTGGDPKVLADGYQGYGALKRDVADAVVELLRPVRERHAELAADPGEVERVLRDGAGRARALARPVVDRAYAAIGLLDR